The following nucleotide sequence is from Nitrospinota bacterium.
GCAGAGCAACGGCAGGGTCAAACTGGAAAATGCCGACAAGCTCCGAGGAGACATCATCGAAATGCTGGTGGAAAACGCTATCTTTAATGAAGATAAAGAAACCAAGGGAGTCGCAAGATACCTTATCAAATCGGCGGCATTGCAGATGGGCATCGTCCCCGCCTCCATTCAGGAGCTGTATGACGCCAGAGGCCGTGGGGAAAATAAAGGGTACACAATGCCCGCATTGAACGTTCGCGGGATGTCTTACGACATGTGTCGCGCCATTTTCAGGTCGGCGCATAAGGTCAATTGCGGAGCGTTGATATTCGAGATCGCCAAATCGGAAATCGGATACACCTTCCAACTCCCTCACGAAGTGGTGCCGGTGATCCTGGCGGCGGCCATTAAAGAAAACCACAAGGGCCCCGTCTTCATCCAGGGGGACCATTTCCAGGTCAACCCAAAAAATTACGCTTTGGACCCGGATAAAGAAATCAATGAGTTAAAGGACCTCATCCGCCAAGGCATCGGTGCAGGGTTTTACAATATCGATATCGACACCTCCACCCTCGTGGATCTCAGCCAGCCTAATGTAAAGGAAGAACAACGGCTGAATTTTGAAGTGGGAGTGAAATTGACCCGCTATATCCGTCAACTGGAACCGGAAGGAATCACCATCTCCGTCGGCGGCGAAATTGGTGAAGTCGGCAAGCAAAACAGCACCGCGGAAGAACTGCGCGCCTATCTGGATAATTTCAATGCAAAGCTGATTGAAAAAGGCGGCGACAAGGGTATCAGCAAGATTTCCATTCAGACCGGCACCAGTCACGGCGGCGTTCCCCTGCCCGATGGAACAGTGGCGGATGTGAACCTGGATTTCGATACCCTGGAAAAATTATCGAAAATCTCAAGAGAAGACTACGGCCTCGCCGGAGCGGTTCAGCATGGCGCGTCCACCCTGCCCAAAGACATGTTCAACCGATTTCCCGAGCTTGAAACCTGTGAGATCCATCTGGCGACGAGTTTCCAGAATATGATCTACGACAGCAATCATTTCCCCGCTGATTTCAAGGAGGAAATCTACAAACACCTGCGGATTAAATTTGCCGACGAAATGCAAGACGGCATGACAGACGAACAATTCATCTATAAAACCCGTAAAAAAGGATTCGGCGAGTTCAAGCGCAAGTTCTGGGATTTACCAAAAGCAGTCAAAACCGAAATCGGCAAAGAACTGGAAGCCGAGTTCGATTTCCTGTTTGAAAAGTTGAACGTCCAA
It contains:
- a CDS encoding class II fructose-bisphosphate aldolase — protein: MLFASKDEITSQLKGVLEQSNGRVKLENADKLRGDIIEMLVENAIFNEDKETKGVARYLIKSAALQMGIVPASIQELYDARGRGENKGYTMPALNVRGMSYDMCRAIFRSAHKVNCGALIFEIAKSEIGYTFQLPHEVVPVILAAAIKENHKGPVFIQGDHFQVNPKNYALDPDKEINELKDLIRQGIGAGFYNIDIDTSTLVDLSQPNVKEEQRLNFEVGVKLTRYIRQLEPEGITISVGGEIGEVGKQNSTAEELRAYLDNFNAKLIEKGGDKGISKISIQTGTSHGGVPLPDGTVADVNLDFDTLEKLSKISREDYGLAGAVQHGASTLPKDMFNRFPELETCEIHLATSFQNMIYDSNHFPADFKEEIYKHLRIKFADEMQDGMTDEQFIYKTRKKGFGEFKRKFWDLPKAVKTEIGKELEAEFDFLFEKLNVQNTVEMVKKTVKPVPVAPDLEAEIAAC